The sequence CGCTTGGCTCCTGTCGACTGGAGTCTTTAGCGGAAGATGCCGAGGATCGGCTTCTCGAGCGCCTCATCGAGGAATACGTCACCGCGCGTTTCGAGTTCTACCCGGTCGAGGCGACCGCTGCCGGGCTTGCCGGAAACGACGACCGGCTCGGAACGTTCGCGCGCCCGGACATCGAGCGTCGAGTCGGGTGGCTGGCCGACTTCCAGCAGAAACTCTCGGGGCTGTCCCCAAGGCGCCTGTCCCCGGCGGCACACACGGATGCGCTATGGCTGTCGAGCCTCGTGAAGGCTGAGCTCTTCGAGCTCGAAGAGCGCGCTCGATGGCGGACAACCGCGTCCTTCTACGGTGAGTTCATCCGAGCGGGGATCGTTTCGCTGCTCCTGTCGTCGGATCTCCCGTCACGAACGGGTTCACTCGCCGGACGGCTCGACGAGATCCCTTCGTTGGTCGAGCAAGCCAAGGCCAACCTCGACGAGCAAAGCTCGCGTTTGTGGATCGAAGACGGCGTGGCCTCGCTCGATCGGTGTCTCGCGGTGCTCGGAGATCTGGTGAAGATTCTCGAGAAGCACATCCCTTCGTATCGCCTGTCGAATCTCGCCGAGCGAAACCGTCTCGCGATGCGTTCGGTGCAGTCGCTTCGCGAGGTACTCTCCGAACGCCTCGACGCCGCGCCGGAAACGGACGCGGTGCTTGGAGAGGATGCGCTCGCGCGACTCTTTCTTTACCAGGACATGGTCGACGCATCGCTCGACGACGTTTTTCACGAGGCGAGCGAGGCGGTCGAGAATCGCACCAACGCGCTCATCGAGCTGGCCTTGGAGAGGTTCGCGGGACAGCCGCTGCGAGACCTCTTGAGCTCTCCGCCGGCAACGGAGCTTTCCGAAGATGGGGTCCGGTTGCTCGCCGAGGAAGTAGGCCGGCTCCTCGCGCTTCCCTCGCCGGTAGGGGTCAGGCTCGTTCCGTCAGATTTCTTGGCGCCTTTGCCCGTTCGTCTGTGGCGCAAAACGTCGCCCGAGCCGCTTGGGGACGTCGTCCTCCTCGTTGGAGTGCCCTTCGGCTCGATGGCCGAGGCCGACGTGGAGCTGCTCACCTGGATCGAGCTGACGACCCGCCTCCCCCAACTCGACTCCCAGGCCCGATCGACGAGCCTATTGAGGCGTGTATTTGCCGCCCGAACCACCAGTGAGGGCTGGCGCTCGTGGCGATGGCGGCGGTCGATGAGCGCGGACTACCGGGGTGGGGACCCGACGCTTCGCCTCCGCTCGGATCGGCGGGCGCTCGTCGAGGAGCTTCGATTGTTGGCGGTCCTTTCCTTTCACGCGCGTGGCGCGACGATCGAGCAAATACAAGAGCTATTTCTTCAGAATGGCCATCTCTCGCCGGTGGACGCCCGGCGCGAAGCCGAGCGGGTTGCGCTCGACCCGCGAGTGGGGAGCTCGGCACTGGGGCATTTGCTCCTGAGGCGGCTCTCTCGCGACTACCTGCGCGCCTTTCCCTTGAGCAGCGAGACCGAGCTCGATCAGCGCATCCTCGGAGAAGGACTGGTTCCCATTCGGCTGATACGCGCCCGGTTGCTCGACTCCTCAGAATTCGAGTCATAACTACTCAATGCCGTGGCGGGACCCGTAATCGATCGTGCCGCCACGGCTCGGGCTGCTTACGGCGTGGCAAGCACGCCGGGCTCGCTCCGCTCGCTCAGGGTGGGCTGATTCAGTCCATCACCCTTCTAGGGCTTGGCTGAGGAGCGCTTGAGTCTTATACTATTCGAAATCCCGTTAAACCATGAAACATCGTGTCCCCGGGGCCATTGCTACAGCTGTCCTCGTCGCTGCCGCCCTGGCTTACCTGGCGGCGGGGGGATACGGGTATGCGCTCGGGTCGATTGCCCTCGCCCTCACGATGTCAGGCCTGGTCTGGCATCGTTCTCGCCGACTCGCCGCGGAGAGCGCGCTTCTGGACCACGTCTCCGCCGAGCTCATCGCTGCGCGGGAGATCGAGGACATTTGGGCGAGAGCGGCAACCACGCTGGGGCGTTTTCTCCAGGCGAGCCGCGTCGTCGTGTACTGCAGGGACGAACGTGACGTTTACCGCCTGTGGAAACAGTACTCCGCGGAC is a genomic window of Vicinamibacteria bacterium containing:
- a CDS encoding DUF885 family protein, with the protein product MSWSLRRALPLSVFLIALGSCRLESLAEDAEDRLLERLIEEYVTARFEFYPVEATAAGLAGNDDRLGTFARPDIERRVGWLADFQQKLSGLSPRRLSPAAHTDALWLSSLVKAELFELEERARWRTTASFYGEFIRAGIVSLLLSSDLPSRTGSLAGRLDEIPSLVEQAKANLDEQSSRLWIEDGVASLDRCLAVLGDLVKILEKHIPSYRLSNLAERNRLAMRSVQSLREVLSERLDAAPETDAVLGEDALARLFLYQDMVDASLDDVFHEASEAVENRTNALIELALERFAGQPLRDLLSSPPATELSEDGVRLLAEEVGRLLALPSPVGVRLVPSDFLAPLPVRLWRKTSPEPLGDVVLLVGVPFGSMAEADVELLTWIELTTRLPQLDSQARSTSLLRRVFAARTTSEGWRSWRWRRSMSADYRGGDPTLRLRSDRRALVEELRLLAVLSFHARGATIEQIQELFLQNGHLSPVDARREAERVALDPRVGSSALGHLLLRRLSRDYLRAFPLSSETELDQRILGEGLVPIRLIRARLLDSSEFES